A genomic region of Gemmata massiliana contains the following coding sequences:
- a CDS encoding c-type cytochrome, which produces MYMIDANVFMNAVVAVILGTTALLLVTTVTASWLGKRGRVMSYLYMFTALFVSFTVVVAAMGFRGKKSDSRPWHLFLDMKYQAKYLSQGQSKYFADGRSNRLPPENTVPFDGTDYSADAGTHTAPNPDFLKADKRYYFGIADADAKGADGAPAKPKWAGGKLIGEGYYVNNLPQQAVERAGGWEALLKRGQAQFNRNCSVCHGTSGRGGGGDLAYGIVGAYGLSVAPANVLTPDVQAQPDGQLFNTITNGKSAMPGYGHQVRDALDRWAIVAYVRELQFANGNAVTDKK; this is translated from the coding sequence ATGTACATGATCGACGCGAACGTGTTCATGAACGCGGTAGTAGCCGTGATCCTCGGCACGACCGCGCTGTTGCTCGTCACGACGGTGACCGCGTCGTGGTTGGGCAAGCGCGGGCGCGTGATGTCGTACCTGTACATGTTCACCGCGCTGTTCGTCTCGTTCACGGTCGTGGTCGCGGCGATGGGATTCCGTGGGAAGAAGAGCGATTCGCGCCCGTGGCACCTGTTCCTCGACATGAAGTACCAGGCGAAGTACCTGAGCCAGGGCCAGAGCAAATACTTCGCGGACGGCCGGAGCAACCGGCTCCCGCCGGAAAACACGGTGCCCTTCGACGGCACCGACTACAGCGCCGACGCGGGCACGCACACCGCCCCGAACCCGGATTTCCTGAAGGCCGACAAGCGGTACTACTTCGGCATCGCCGACGCCGACGCGAAGGGGGCCGACGGCGCCCCCGCGAAGCCCAAGTGGGCCGGCGGGAAGCTGATCGGCGAGGGGTACTACGTGAACAACCTGCCGCAGCAAGCGGTCGAGCGGGCCGGCGGGTGGGAAGCCCTCCTGAAGCGCGGGCAAGCACAGTTCAACCGGAACTGCTCCGTGTGCCACGGCACGAGCGGGCGCGGGGGCGGTGGGGATCTGGCCTACGGCATCGTGGGCGCCTACGGCTTGAGCGTGGCCCCCGCGAACGTCCTCACGCCGGACGTGCAAGCGCAACCGGACGGGCAGTTGTTCAACACTATCACCAATGGCAAAAGCGCGATGCCCGGCTACGGGCACCAAGTGCGAGACGCGCTGGACCGCTGGGCGATCGTGGCCTACGTCCGCGAGTTGCAGTTCGCCAACGGGAACGCGGTGACGGACAAGAAGTAG
- a CDS encoding quinol:electron acceptor oxidoreductase subunit ActD produces the protein MTTTTHHDTHAGHGPKFPDPLPRIPLVWGPADYDTISEQISEITEKPQPYWWWPSLLITTALLSGGVLAVSYLISTGVGVWGSNVPVAWAFDITNFVFWIGIGHAGTLISAILFLFRQKWRTSINRFSEAMTIFAVICAFIYPAMHVGRIWYAWFTIPLPNANHIFQNFRSPLLWDAFAISTYFTISLIFWYIGLIPDLATLRDRAKSRARQMIFGFLALGWRGSTRHWRHYEVAYLMLAGLSTPLVLSVHSVVSFDFATSLIPGWHTTIFPPYFVAGAIFGGFAMVLQCMIPARVVYKLENVVTIKHIDVMCKFIMATGTIVGYAYCMELFIAWFSGSPYEWQTFKNRAFDGDYTWAYWVMMGCNLFIPQVFWIRWCRQTPWFVLIIVTFVNVGMWYERFVIIVQSLHHDFLPGSWGQFHPTWVDWLQMIGDFGLFFTFTLLFVRFLPMVAMAEVKGVLPMANPHYHPTPEAQYLKNESGQYPTDDHVMAAAYGPPSHPPTEVKPHTEPVPAFIPTPGGTGKPWGAVAEFANGTDLLDAAKKALAAGYKHLDAWTPFYVHGMKEAIGRTRSRLPVFTLAGGLTGLTAAATLQFYLMTYYYPTIVGGKEYRAWEAFVPVFFEMTILFSGFFTLFSLIGLCGLPKFFHPLDSHPTFNRSTQAGFFLTIEAQDASFNPDVTRAFLESLGGKHVAVVEA, from the coding sequence ATGACCACCACCACCCACCACGATACGCACGCCGGGCACGGGCCGAAGTTCCCGGACCCGCTGCCGCGCATCCCGCTCGTGTGGGGGCCGGCCGACTATGACACCATCTCCGAGCAGATCAGCGAGATCACCGAGAAGCCGCAGCCGTACTGGTGGTGGCCCTCGCTGCTCATCACCACCGCGCTGCTGAGTGGCGGGGTGCTGGCGGTGAGCTACCTCATCTCGACCGGCGTCGGGGTGTGGGGGAGCAACGTCCCGGTCGCGTGGGCGTTCGACATCACGAACTTCGTGTTCTGGATCGGCATCGGGCACGCGGGCACGCTCATCAGCGCGATCCTGTTCCTGTTCCGGCAGAAGTGGCGCACGTCGATCAACCGGTTCAGCGAGGCGATGACGATCTTCGCCGTGATCTGTGCGTTCATTTACCCGGCGATGCACGTCGGGCGCATCTGGTACGCCTGGTTCACGATCCCGCTGCCGAACGCGAACCACATTTTCCAGAACTTCCGGTCCCCGCTGCTGTGGGACGCCTTCGCGATCTCGACGTACTTCACGATCTCCTTGATCTTCTGGTACATCGGCCTCATCCCGGACCTCGCGACGCTCCGCGACCGGGCCAAGAGCCGCGCGCGGCAGATGATCTTCGGGTTCCTCGCGCTCGGGTGGCGCGGGAGTACGCGGCACTGGCGCCACTACGAGGTGGCGTACCTGATGCTCGCGGGCCTGAGCACGCCGCTCGTGTTGAGCGTCCACTCGGTCGTGAGCTTCGACTTCGCCACGTCGCTGATCCCCGGCTGGCACACGACGATCTTCCCGCCGTACTTCGTCGCGGGGGCGATCTTCGGCGGGTTCGCGATGGTGCTCCAGTGCATGATCCCGGCCCGCGTGGTGTACAAGCTCGAGAACGTCGTGACGATCAAGCACATCGACGTGATGTGCAAGTTCATCATGGCGACGGGCACGATCGTCGGGTACGCCTACTGCATGGAGCTGTTCATCGCGTGGTTCTCGGGCAGCCCGTATGAGTGGCAGACGTTCAAGAACCGCGCGTTCGACGGCGACTACACCTGGGCCTACTGGGTGATGATGGGGTGCAACCTGTTCATCCCGCAGGTGTTCTGGATCCGGTGGTGCCGGCAGACCCCGTGGTTCGTGCTCATCATCGTGACGTTCGTGAACGTCGGGATGTGGTACGAGCGGTTCGTCATCATCGTGCAGTCGCTGCACCACGACTTCCTGCCCGGCTCGTGGGGGCAGTTCCACCCGACGTGGGTGGACTGGCTCCAGATGATCGGCGACTTCGGGCTGTTCTTCACGTTCACCCTGCTGTTCGTCCGGTTCCTGCCGATGGTGGCGATGGCCGAAGTGAAGGGCGTTCTGCCGATGGCGAACCCGCACTACCACCCGACCCCGGAAGCCCAGTACCTGAAGAACGAGAGCGGTCAGTACCCGACCGACGACCACGTGATGGCCGCGGCCTACGGCCCGCCGTCGCACCCGCCGACCGAAGTGAAGCCGCACACCGAGCCGGTCCCCGCGTTCATCCCGACCCCGGGCGGAACGGGCAAGCCGTGGGGCGCGGTCGCCGAGTTCGCCAACGGTACGGACCTGCTCGATGCCGCGAAGAAGGCGCTCGCGGCCGGCTACAAGCACCTGGATGCGTGGACCCCGTTCTACGTCCACGGGATGAAGGAAGCCATCGGCCGCACGCGGAGCCGGTTGCCGGTCTTTACGCTCGCCGGGGGCCTGACCGGGTTGACCGCCGCCGCGACGCTCCAGTTCTACCTCATGACGTACTACTACCCGACCATCGTGGGCGGGAAGGAGTACCGGGCGTGGGAAGCGTTCGTTCCGGTGTTCTTCGAGATGACGATTCTGTTCTCGGGGTTCTTCACGCTGTTCAGCCTTATTGGGCTGTGCGGGCTGCCGAAGTTCTTCCACCCGCTCGACAGTCACCCGACGTTCAACCGCAGCACCCAGGCCGGATTCTTCCTGACGATCGAGGCCCAGGACGCGAGCTTCAACCCGGACGTGACCCGCGCGTTCCTGGAGTCGCTCGGCGGCAAGCACGTGGCGGTGGTCGAAGCGTAG
- a CDS encoding TAT-variant-translocated molybdopterin oxidoreductase translates to MDRQSYYRSLEQLADTPEFRAFASEEFPGFANVFESVGAAELKADEPESVGLNRRKFMALSVATLGAAALAGCRRPDIQILPFSAVPDEQIGHVVPGKPAFYATSIPRAGGALPVLVESHDGRPTKIEGNPQHPCSLGSTDALAQATIFDLYSPDRLMSDKYPGVMEGKAARKWEDFDRFARGETEKLVKDKGKGFYILTDQAAAPSLRVLRESIKDKLSLASWHSYEAVDTSEELKGAEAAFGAKVVVRPRFDKAERILALDSDFLGHEADGVFHSRSFSANRKAEHMNRLYVVESTWTATGTMADHRLRVPASQVGAYLVALAKELKVAHAASFKNPTALPDSFPAASNYSFPEKWLKGVAKDVAGHAGKSLIVVGARQPAWVHALAHSLNDALGNYAAGMAEFRDAPTEVVDKTLKDLVTDIAAGRVSTLLIIGGNPVFSAPADFRFGEELAKVAKKIRLGLYFDQTSEKCDWHLPLAHFLEGWADTEAGDGSLCCVQPLIAPLNSGKGSDDAAPPARGGRTVLEVLALLTQAPGADGKPVASFTAAQKAGYGYVRKAFSDRSGIALTAPNFDDEFNRYKQVGFFPVDAEKAKTLKFAKPDEKNRKPKAVSANKAGITAVLAAYRPTETPTKDAVEVTFHPSNTLYDGSGAMNPWLQEMPDPITKLVWDNAALLSPATATTFGVAQTDIIEIRLGDSTIAVPVFVLPGQADYSVALAFGQFGQMRISHVPNGGGTDVFPLRRAAALHTATGATLKKTGRKADLVTTQEHGVIPEGRDIIREVDTAKKNEKSHGHDHKHGDDHKHEKSHGDDHGHGPKLGIAPTGHITEEALKKEFQGGYGNKQQLPAPSGVKQERFPLDLARPELLDSQFQWGMVIDLSSCSGCTACLIACQAENNIPVVGKDDVKRNREMHWIRIDRYFSSATTHGEAADAEPTIVSQPIACAHCEAAPCEQVCPVNATVHSPEGLNLQVYNRCIGTRYCSNACPYKVRRFNWFDFNKRRLDELRVATPFASGGMGFTESGVPETLKMQKNPDVTVRMRGVMEKCTYCVQRLERGKYGAKIAAAEVAQDRRTIEVDAAFKTADGSVSAYKKPKNPLVAGYDLDSVGRVIVPDGVIVTACQAACPSQSITFGNMLDPKSKVAKLKAKESEYLLLGELNTKPRTSYLPRLRNLNEDLVEKPAASH, encoded by the coding sequence ATGGACCGACAGAGCTACTACCGCAGCCTCGAACAACTGGCGGACACGCCGGAATTTCGGGCGTTCGCGTCGGAAGAGTTTCCCGGCTTTGCCAACGTGTTCGAGTCCGTCGGCGCGGCCGAACTGAAGGCCGACGAGCCCGAGTCCGTGGGGCTGAACCGCCGCAAATTCATGGCGCTGTCGGTCGCGACCCTCGGGGCCGCAGCCCTCGCCGGGTGCCGCCGACCGGACATCCAGATCCTTCCGTTCTCCGCGGTGCCGGACGAACAGATCGGCCACGTCGTTCCCGGCAAACCGGCGTTCTACGCGACGAGCATCCCCCGCGCTGGCGGGGCGCTTCCCGTTCTCGTGGAGAGCCACGACGGGCGCCCCACCAAGATCGAAGGCAACCCGCAGCACCCGTGCAGCCTCGGCAGCACCGACGCGCTGGCGCAAGCCACCATTTTCGATCTCTACAGCCCCGACCGGCTGATGTCGGACAAGTACCCCGGCGTCATGGAGGGGAAGGCCGCGCGGAAGTGGGAAGACTTCGACCGGTTCGCGCGCGGTGAAACCGAGAAGCTCGTCAAAGACAAGGGCAAGGGCTTCTACATCCTTACCGATCAGGCGGCGGCGCCGTCACTGCGGGTGCTGCGCGAGTCGATCAAGGACAAGCTCTCGCTCGCGTCGTGGCACAGCTACGAGGCCGTCGATACGAGCGAAGAGCTGAAGGGCGCGGAAGCGGCGTTCGGCGCGAAGGTCGTGGTCCGGCCCCGGTTCGATAAGGCCGAGCGCATCCTCGCTCTGGACAGCGACTTCCTCGGTCACGAAGCCGACGGCGTGTTCCACTCGCGCTCGTTCAGCGCGAACCGCAAAGCCGAACACATGAACCGCCTCTACGTCGTGGAATCGACGTGGACGGCGACCGGCACGATGGCCGACCACCGGCTGCGCGTGCCCGCGTCCCAGGTCGGTGCGTACCTAGTCGCGCTGGCCAAAGAACTGAAGGTCGCGCACGCGGCGAGCTTCAAGAACCCGACCGCGCTGCCGGATTCCTTCCCCGCAGCGTCGAACTACTCCTTCCCCGAGAAGTGGCTGAAGGGCGTCGCGAAGGACGTCGCCGGGCACGCGGGCAAGAGCCTCATTGTCGTCGGCGCGCGGCAACCCGCCTGGGTTCACGCTCTCGCGCACTCACTCAACGACGCGCTGGGCAACTACGCGGCGGGGATGGCCGAGTTCCGCGACGCACCGACGGAAGTCGTTGACAAGACGCTGAAAGACCTCGTCACCGACATCGCCGCGGGCCGCGTGAGCACACTGCTCATCATCGGCGGCAACCCGGTGTTCAGTGCGCCGGCCGACTTCCGGTTCGGCGAAGAACTCGCGAAGGTCGCGAAGAAGATCCGGCTCGGGCTGTACTTCGACCAGACGTCCGAAAAGTGCGACTGGCACCTGCCGCTCGCCCATTTCCTCGAAGGCTGGGCCGACACCGAAGCTGGGGACGGCTCGCTCTGCTGCGTGCAACCGCTCATCGCCCCGCTGAACAGCGGTAAGGGTAGCGACGACGCGGCGCCGCCCGCTCGGGGTGGGCGCACGGTTCTGGAAGTGCTCGCGCTGCTCACGCAAGCACCCGGCGCGGACGGCAAGCCGGTCGCGTCGTTCACCGCGGCACAGAAGGCCGGTTACGGCTACGTCCGCAAGGCGTTCAGCGACCGCAGTGGTATCGCGCTGACCGCACCGAACTTCGACGACGAATTCAACCGCTACAAGCAAGTCGGGTTCTTCCCGGTGGACGCGGAGAAGGCCAAGACTCTCAAGTTCGCGAAGCCGGACGAGAAGAACCGGAAGCCGAAGGCGGTGAGCGCGAACAAGGCGGGCATCACCGCCGTTCTCGCTGCGTACCGGCCGACCGAAACGCCCACCAAGGACGCGGTCGAGGTCACGTTCCACCCGTCGAACACGCTATACGACGGCAGCGGGGCCATGAACCCGTGGCTCCAGGAGATGCCGGACCCGATCACGAAGCTCGTGTGGGACAACGCCGCGCTCCTGAGTCCTGCGACAGCGACTACGTTCGGGGTCGCGCAGACCGACATTATTGAGATCCGGCTTGGCGACTCGACCATCGCGGTACCTGTGTTCGTGCTGCCGGGGCAAGCGGACTACTCGGTCGCGCTCGCGTTCGGGCAGTTCGGCCAGATGCGGATCTCGCACGTTCCCAACGGCGGCGGAACGGACGTGTTCCCGCTGCGGCGAGCCGCGGCGCTCCACACCGCGACCGGCGCCACGCTGAAGAAGACCGGCCGCAAAGCCGACCTCGTTACCACGCAGGAACACGGTGTCATCCCCGAGGGGCGCGACATCATCCGCGAGGTGGACACCGCCAAGAAGAACGAAAAGTCGCACGGGCACGATCACAAGCACGGCGACGACCACAAACACGAGAAATCGCACGGGGACGACCACGGTCACGGCCCGAAGCTCGGGATCGCCCCGACCGGGCACATCACTGAAGAGGCGCTGAAGAAAGAGTTCCAGGGCGGCTACGGCAACAAGCAGCAGCTCCCGGCCCCGTCGGGCGTGAAGCAGGAGCGGTTCCCGCTCGACCTCGCGCGCCCCGAACTGCTGGACAGCCAGTTCCAGTGGGGCATGGTGATCGACCTCAGTTCCTGCTCCGGCTGCACCGCGTGCTTGATCGCGTGCCAGGCCGAGAACAACATCCCGGTCGTCGGTAAGGACGACGTGAAGCGCAACCGCGAGATGCACTGGATCCGCATCGACCGGTACTTCTCGTCCGCGACGACCCACGGCGAAGCGGCCGACGCCGAGCCGACGATCGTGTCGCAGCCGATCGCGTGCGCCCACTGCGAAGCGGCTCCGTGCGAGCAGGTGTGCCCGGTCAACGCGACGGTTCACAGCCCCGAGGGGCTGAACCTGCAAGTCTACAACCGCTGCATCGGGACGCGGTACTGCTCGAACGCCTGCCCGTACAAGGTCCGCCGGTTCAACTGGTTCGACTTCAACAAGCGCCGGCTGGACGAGCTGCGGGTCGCGACACCGTTCGCGAGCGGCGGCATGGGTTTCACCGAGAGCGGCGTGCCCGAAACGCTCAAGATGCAGAAGAACCCCGACGTGACGGTGCGGATGCGCGGGGTGATGGAGAAGTGTACGTACTGCGTCCAGCGCCTGGAGCGCGGGAAGTACGGGGCGAAGATCGCGGCGGCGGAAGTGGCCCAGGACCGGCGCACGATCGAGGTGGACGCCGCCTTCAAGACCGCGGACGGTTCGGTGTCGGCGTACAAAAAGCCGAAGAACCCGCTCGTGGCCGGCTACGACCTCGACTCGGTCGGGCGCGTGATCGTTCCGGACGGCGTGATCGTGACCGCGTGCCAGGCCGCGTGCCCGTCGCAGTCCATCACCTTCGGCAACATGCTCGACCCGAAGAGCAAGGTCGCGAAGCTGAAGGCCAAAGAGAGCGAGTATCTGCTGCTCGGCGAACTGAACACGAAACCGCGGACGAGTTACCTGCCGCGCCTGCGGAACCTGAACGAGGATCTGGTTGAAAAACCGGCCGCTTCGCACTAA
- a CDS encoding cytochrome c3 family protein, with protein MPAIFSRSLDGHLRQAIVGLGVLVALVGTGWYYYALPSYTRVGYTPEQPVPFSHELHAGKLGMDCAYCHQSVFESPNASVPNSQTCMNCHNPKKANVKGASPLLAPVRSSFDTGRPVEWKKVHKLPEYAYFNHSVHVNKGVSCVSCHGQVNEMKVVSHEKQLTMGWCLQCHNDPHEHLRDVKDVTNLKWKPEGGKSLGEIGSLLQKDLRVAPPMSCQACHR; from the coding sequence GTGCCGGCGATTTTTTCGCGGTCACTTGATGGTCACCTCCGCCAAGCCATTGTTGGCCTGGGGGTGCTGGTCGCGCTCGTCGGTACCGGGTGGTACTACTACGCGCTGCCCAGCTACACCCGCGTCGGGTACACGCCGGAACAACCGGTGCCGTTCTCGCACGAGTTGCACGCGGGCAAACTCGGAATGGATTGCGCGTACTGTCACCAGTCCGTGTTCGAGTCGCCGAACGCGAGCGTGCCGAACTCGCAGACGTGCATGAATTGCCACAACCCGAAGAAGGCCAACGTGAAGGGCGCCAGCCCGCTCCTGGCCCCCGTGCGGTCGAGCTTCGACACCGGGCGCCCGGTGGAATGGAAGAAGGTTCACAAACTCCCCGAGTACGCCTACTTCAACCACTCGGTCCACGTCAACAAGGGCGTGTCCTGCGTATCGTGCCACGGTCAGGTCAACGAGATGAAGGTCGTGTCGCACGAGAAGCAGCTCACGATGGGCTGGTGCTTGCAGTGCCACAACGATCCGCATGAGCACCTGCGTGACGTGAAAGACGTGACCAACTTGAAGTGGAAGCCGGAAGGCGGGAAGAGCCTCGGTGAGATCGGCTCCTTGCTCCAGAAGGACTTGCGAGTGGCCCCGCCGATGAGTTGCCAGGCGTGCCACCGGTAA